The following coding sequences are from one Nicotiana tomentosiformis chromosome 3, ASM39032v3, whole genome shotgun sequence window:
- the LOC138907552 gene encoding uncharacterized protein, whose protein sequence is MESNFNCLSRSPSLCMYVPSVEQHKNELHEEPKKIKEVYFALARAYTIEEFNRHMAKLETIDSRVKTYLMDIGYDKFSQAYSKTNRTTTMTSNIAESVNASNKHARDLPVVNLLDFMTTLIQKWNYTNQKDVVESFMKIGVKYENILADNTILSQTMTVLLSTQFLHLVIDGQTRNVVRLHEKNCTCGRFQLDDIPCPHAMAVIQKFHMDSYKYCSDYYSIDYLLKTYEIPVNPLSDETT, encoded by the exons ATGGAGAGCAACTTCAATTGTTTATCCAGAAGTCCCTCATTGTGTATGTATGTTCCATCTGTGGAACAACATAAAAACGAACTTCACGAAGAGCCAAAAaaaatcaaagaagtatacttTGCGTTAGCAAGAGCATACACTATTGAAGAATTCAACAGGCATATGGCAAAGTTAGAAACTATTGATAGTAGAGTAAAAACATACCTGATGGATATTGGATATGATAAATTTTCTCAGGCATATTCCAAGACAAATAGAACCACGACCATGACATCGAATATTGCAGAATCAGTAAATGCATCAAACAAGCACGCAAGAGACCTCCCAGTTGTGAATTTGCTTGACTTTATGACGACATTGATTCAGAAATGGAATTACACCAATCAGAAGGATGTCGTGGAATCATTTATGAAAATAGGTGTAAAGTATGAAAACATATTGGCAGATAATACAATCTTATCACAGACGATGACG GTATTGCTATCAACTCAATTCTTACATTTAGTAATTGATGGCCAAACAAGAAATGTGGTGCGCCTACATGAAAAAAACTGCACTTGTGGAAGGTTTCAGCTAGACGATATTCCATGTCCACATGCAATGGCAGTTATACAAAAATTTCATATGGATTCATACAAGTATTGCTCGGATTACTACAGCATAGACTACTTGCTGAAAACATATGAGATACCAGTAAACCCTCTGTCGGATGAAACAACGTAG